In a genomic window of Tripterygium wilfordii isolate XIE 37 chromosome 8, ASM1340144v1, whole genome shotgun sequence:
- the LOC120004488 gene encoding serine/arginine-rich splicing factor RS31-like isoform X2, translating into MCISPSHLLFSGFAFVYFEDERDAAGAIRRLDNIPFGYDKRRLSVEWARGERGRHRDGSRPMSNQRPTKTLFVINFDPIRTRVDDIERHFESHGRLASVRIRRNFAFVQFETQEDATKALECTHMTKILDRVVSVEYALRDDGERGDRYDSPRRGGYGRRGDSPYGRSTSPVNRKRRSPDYGRARSPVYDRYNGPAYDRHRSPEYGRFRSRSPIR; encoded by the exons ATGTGCATCAGCCCATCACATCTCCTGTTTTCAG GCTTTGCGTTTGTCTACTTCGAGGATGAGCGTGATGCTGCAGGTGCCATTCGCAGACTTGACAACATTCCATTTGGTTATGACAAGCGTAGGCTGTCAGTCGAGTGGGCCAGG GGAGAACGGGGCCGACATCGTGATGGGTCAAGGCCAATGTCGAATCAGAGGCCTACGAAAACCTTGTTTGTGATCAACTTTGATCCAATTCGCACGAGGGTTGATGATATAGAAAGACACTTTGAATCACACGGAAGGCTTGCAAGTGTACGGATTAGGCGAAATTTCGCATTTGTTCAGTTTGAAACACAGGAGGATGCCACCAAAGCCCTTGAATGTACTCATATGAC CAAAATATTGGATAGGGTTGTCTCGGTTGAGTATGCTCTGAGGGATGATGGTGAGAGGGGAGATAGATATGATAGCCCCAGGAGAGGTGGCTATGGTAGGCGTGGGGATAGTCCTTATGGGAGATCCACAAGTCCTGTAAATCGTAAGCGAAGAAGTCCTGATTATGGTCGAGCTCGCAGTCCTGTTTATGATCGGTACAATGGCCCAGCATATGACAGGCACAGAAGTCCAGAGTATGGCAGATTCCGCAG CCGATCCCCAATTAGGTGA
- the LOC120004488 gene encoding serine/arginine-rich splicing factor RS31-like isoform X1 — protein MKPLFVGNFEYETRQSELERLFSKYGRVDRVDMKSGFAFVYFEDERDAAGAIRRLDNIPFGYDKRRLSVEWARGERGRHRDGSRPMSNQRPTKTLFVINFDPIRTRVDDIERHFESHGRLASVRIRRNFAFVQFETQEDATKALECTHMTKILDRVVSVEYALRDDGERGDRYDSPRRGGYGRRGDSPYGRSTSPVNRKRRSPDYGRARSPVYDRYNGPAYDRHRSPEYGRFRSRSPIR, from the exons ATGAAGCCACTTTTTGTTGGGAACTTTGAGTATGAAACTCGCCAGTCTGAATTGGAGCGCCTGTTCTCGAAGTATGGAAGGGTTGACCGCGTGGACATGAAATCTG GCTTTGCGTTTGTCTACTTCGAGGATGAGCGTGATGCTGCAGGTGCCATTCGCAGACTTGACAACATTCCATTTGGTTATGACAAGCGTAGGCTGTCAGTCGAGTGGGCCAGG GGAGAACGGGGCCGACATCGTGATGGGTCAAGGCCAATGTCGAATCAGAGGCCTACGAAAACCTTGTTTGTGATCAACTTTGATCCAATTCGCACGAGGGTTGATGATATAGAAAGACACTTTGAATCACACGGAAGGCTTGCAAGTGTACGGATTAGGCGAAATTTCGCATTTGTTCAGTTTGAAACACAGGAGGATGCCACCAAAGCCCTTGAATGTACTCATATGAC CAAAATATTGGATAGGGTTGTCTCGGTTGAGTATGCTCTGAGGGATGATGGTGAGAGGGGAGATAGATATGATAGCCCCAGGAGAGGTGGCTATGGTAGGCGTGGGGATAGTCCTTATGGGAGATCCACAAGTCCTGTAAATCGTAAGCGAAGAAGTCCTGATTATGGTCGAGCTCGCAGTCCTGTTTATGATCGGTACAATGGCCCAGCATATGACAGGCACAGAAGTCCAGAGTATGGCAGATTCCGCAG CCGATCCCCAATTAGGTGA
- the LOC120004488 gene encoding serine/arginine-rich splicing factor RS31-like isoform X3, with protein MGFAFVYFEDERDAAGAIRRLDNIPFGYDKRRLSVEWARGERGRHRDGSRPMSNQRPTKTLFVINFDPIRTRVDDIERHFESHGRLASVRIRRNFAFVQFETQEDATKALECTHMTKILDRVVSVEYALRDDGERGDRYDSPRRGGYGRRGDSPYGRSTSPVNRKRRSPDYGRARSPVYDRYNGPAYDRHRSPEYGRFRSRSPIR; from the exons ATGG GCTTTGCGTTTGTCTACTTCGAGGATGAGCGTGATGCTGCAGGTGCCATTCGCAGACTTGACAACATTCCATTTGGTTATGACAAGCGTAGGCTGTCAGTCGAGTGGGCCAGG GGAGAACGGGGCCGACATCGTGATGGGTCAAGGCCAATGTCGAATCAGAGGCCTACGAAAACCTTGTTTGTGATCAACTTTGATCCAATTCGCACGAGGGTTGATGATATAGAAAGACACTTTGAATCACACGGAAGGCTTGCAAGTGTACGGATTAGGCGAAATTTCGCATTTGTTCAGTTTGAAACACAGGAGGATGCCACCAAAGCCCTTGAATGTACTCATATGAC CAAAATATTGGATAGGGTTGTCTCGGTTGAGTATGCTCTGAGGGATGATGGTGAGAGGGGAGATAGATATGATAGCCCCAGGAGAGGTGGCTATGGTAGGCGTGGGGATAGTCCTTATGGGAGATCCACAAGTCCTGTAAATCGTAAGCGAAGAAGTCCTGATTATGGTCGAGCTCGCAGTCCTGTTTATGATCGGTACAATGGCCCAGCATATGACAGGCACAGAAGTCCAGAGTATGGCAGATTCCGCAG CCGATCCCCAATTAGGTGA